The DNA sequence agtcatttagcagatgctcttatccagagtgactgagttagtgcattcatcttaagagctgggtgggacaaccacatcagtCATATTAAGTACATGTTTCCTCaaagtagttatcagcaaagtcagagccaGTATGAGAGATGAATTGATTTGATTTCTGTTTCTGTGATCCACTGACAGGCAAGAAAGACTTACCCTCCCCCATTGGTGAGGGGAGGCGGCGTTGGACCTGAGCCAGTGGCCGGAGAGACCCACCCAGTCCAGGAGACCACCTTCCATGTCCCTCCTCAGCACCCCAAGGCCCTGCACCCCCACTCCCACCCCCATCATCACCATGCGCAGGTGATGGCCACAAGGCCCCGGCCACGGCATTACACCTCTCCCACACACAGCGCCTCCACACAGGACTCCATGGAGGTGGTGCATGGCCATCTGTCCATgacctccctgtcttcctctgcctcctcttcctccacatcTTCCTCTTCCACTGGGAACCATGGCAACCAGGCCTACCAGCTCCGCCACCTGCCCTTTGGGCATCACGGCGGGCTGAGCATGGGGTTGGGCGCCTTCTCGAACCCCCGGCAGGAGACGGGCATGGCCGCCCACCCTGCGTACCCCATGGGCACAAACACTGGGCCGGCTCACTACCTACCAGAGGGCCACCTGGGCATGAGGCAGGGCATGGACCGGGAGGAGTCTCCCATGACTGGAGTGTGTGTGCAGCAGAGTTCCATGGCCAGCTCGTGACTGCACTGACATTTGGCTGTGTGTTCCCCCTGTGCGTCATTTTTAAGGTGGTGTTTTTTACTACAGGTGTGTCGAACTAAAGCTGCTCACGTCAGAAGGGAGATATCACTGAACCGCTACTACAGAGAAGATCCTTTGTTAAAAGAATGTGGTTTCCGTTTTTCCTTTGCAATCATTACACATAGTAATGTTGCAAAATAACCATAGTAAAATTGAGACCTCCATCTGCCATTTCACAAAATTCATGTAACAAATAACCACCGTCTGGTATTACGTGGCAAAATCTTCTGGTGAGCATTGGGGATACAGTTGGAAGCAGTTTTACAGGTAGCTGTCAGTAATGAATTGCTAACACCTCTTATTTAAAACTGTGGAATTTCTGACATTTTTGTTCCACAGTTGTTGATTGTTTTACCCTTTTTTTAAAGTGAATTGTCACAAAAGAGCTGCTTTTAAAACATGTAGCTTGACCAGGAGGAAAGTGTTTGCAGTGATATTTCGTGTTGTCTGTCGGTATTGTGTAACTCTGTGAGAGGGGAGCACATAGCAGTGGAGTTCCTATAGCGTGCGCTGGCCCAGACAGTGGAGGAATTACCCTGCAGGTGGAAGATGTTGAGTGGGGAGGTTCTGAGGGGAGCGCTACCCCCATTAAGTCCAGGGGCCCGGTGAGCTGGGTCCGGCCTGGCACAGACGAGAGATTGGCTCTGGAGAAGAAAAGGATCCGGCGAAGCGCGGGGAAGACTGGTTCAGTCAGTGGCTGGTTCTCAGATAACCCTTTGGCCTTACGACTCATGGACTTGGAATGGGACGGAGCTGGACATTATCATTTGAATTAACATGGCTTTCctctatttttttttctctctagaCAGCCCTTAATTCTTTAAGGAGAATAAACATAATAGAAAAAGGTAATTAAGAATAATTTCTGAGGCCTTTCTCTACAAAGATTTCTTATTAATGGGGCCCCACATTACAGGGTCTTCTTGTACACACCAATCTCCTAAACATTACTTCCTCAAATCTTGTTCACAGATTAAGGATTTCACAGTGGAAAGAACTATCTTTTCCAGAGTCCCTTTGCTTACCACCCCCCCAAATCTGCATGTAGTTCCTCATCTGAACGCCTGCACAAATTCTCCATCTTAAACGGAAACTGAAAAGAAAAACGAGTTAAGTGACTGCCTTTTTTCCTCCTCAAATTATGCTGTGAATTTTACaataatttattttccctttggATATTTTTTATACCAAAGCAGTTGTTTTTAAAGCATATTAGGTGTCTGTAACCAATAATGTAGCAGTTCACCACTTTTGACTCCGTTTATCAAGATCTTATTTTAACGTCAATACAAAACAGCAGCAATATATTGCTCTAGCAAAACTGGAACCCGTTGTTGAACTTAGCTACCATATATTTTAACAGTTAAGGTTGCAATGTTTTACCAAACCTGTTTCCATATTATTTGGTTGATTTTAatttgtggagtctctcttttaACCTTAGTATGTTTGGTGACATTGGTAGTTACTCTGCAGGCTCCAGAGTAGCATAATTAAAAGCTCATGGTTCAATGGAGACAACTGCGTTCTATTTCTGCATTTTCCCCCACGTATACTATTTTTAAGGGTTTCGCTGCCTTTCATACATAATTTGGTTGACATGCTAGCTACTGCCATAACTCAAGACTATTTTAGTTTCATTACCCTGGCAGTGTACAGACAATTGTTTCAAAATGATTTGGCAGAGCACCTTGTGAGCCTGGTCCTATTCAAATGGAAAGCGTGCCAGCAGCCCTCTTGTCCTGAGGATGATGCTCAACTTAGGCAGACATGCATGTCCGTAGAACTCGACAGTAAATCAAATACATGTTTCATTCAGTTTATTTTATATCAGGGATTTTGAAgtgcttttttttttctttttttttttggtcatCTCTGGAAAAAATAACAAGACCAAAGTCCTGCTCATAACAGCCTTCttagttaaacacacacagaccgcAGGACACCATTCTATTGTCATCATAATTCAGGGGAGAGACCATCACAAGGACAAATCATGTTTGGTATAACCACAAATGCAAAGCTACCTGTAATGATATTTTGATTTTATCTAAATGTTAAAATTATAATCACAATCATTTTTCATACCCCTCATGATTTTTGAGATTCAGAAATTGACAGTGGTTTTGCTGGCACTCATACTGGTACTAAACATtccaaaataaaggttaaaaaaaaatatttaaaaataataataataaacttgAGTGACTCTTAAGTGTGAGCCTGTTTCAGATCATGCTGAATGACCTTTGATCTAGAGCAGTTGTCATGACATGCAGCCCCTTTTTAATAGTTGAAATAGAatttatgtatatatttatattttttaataaagGAAGTATAGAACTCACTACCTTGCTCCTGCTGGTATGATGATTGTTTGTCAATTTGGTGACCATTCAGTGGCAAGATCTCAGTTTTCTTAGTCAGTGGTGTATCATGGTCTCTGGTCAGAGGTACTTGACTACATCAGGACAACACTATGAGGTAGGGTTTGAATCAAACAGGGAAAGCTATATCTTCAAACCTTAATTTTCACAGGGTATATTGTAAGTGCATGTACATCCACAAACCTTACATTTTGGTTGTATGAGAAGCACATGGTGGAAAAAAAGTGGTTCCATTTTCAATAAGGCTGTTATGTTTGGGTTTCACACATTTGAGTACTTGTTGACATATCCCTCACCCTACAGAAGCGCAAGTCCTCAGATTTCATTTGAATATCTTttccttcatttttttttttttcatcaatttTTGTACATGTAACATGCACTATAAAACTGAACAGCATGGGGAAAAGGATAAGTCCATGTATCCACAGATTGTAAGATCTAGTCAAGACTTTGCTGTGTATATGACAATGCCCTttgtattatattaagacagTCTTATGTATGATATATAAAAAGAAGTTAATTGAACTGTTGTGAGCCTCTGTTCCTCAACTTATCTTCACACACCAATATGTATTTCTTCCAGGAATACACTGTCTATTGTCTCAATGCTATTTATACCTGCACAAATACCAAATAAATTATCATGATAGTGGACACTTTTCTGCtcaataataataattgtttaaCACCATAACTCCTTTGTGTAGCCTATAATTATGATTCACACTCAAAATATACTGATCAGCACAACAAACCGGCAACGTTATCATACTAGTGTTGTAAGAAAGCCTGAGTGATTCTCTCCACAACAGCAAGCTACATGTAATGGGTGTAGTAGATGAGATGTATTATGATTGAAGTGACCTTATGAACTCTTTATCAATCGTCAAATTATCACGAGGGTTTTCTAATTTTATAATCATATAGATCAGTGTATTTTACGCtgtggctcgttggtctaggggtatgattctcgcttcgggtgcgagaggtcccgggttcaaatcccggacgagcccgtCATTTTAAATTTAAAGAGCAATGCTAAGATACAAGTAATTGAATGCTGTATCATAGCAACAACGTAGTGAAAAGTGGTATATTTGGTGCAACTACATAGAATATAACAGAGATTGAACAATAACTCTATGACGCAGTGAGTTCTATTTTGCTGGGTTTAACTCATGCACATGTATAGCAAATtcaccatgtttccatccacaaCGTTGACATATTTAATTTTAGACATAAAAagagggctcgtccgggatttgaactcTCGcaccctagaccaacgagccagaTGAAGcatgtgttttgtctttattCACGCTCGTTTATAAGTACATTTGTTTTTTTCATGAATCCGAACCGTAGCCGTTTAAagttgactatatttcctatatGTCCAATTGCCATGACAAACTAGCTATATTTTTGCAAATTTGGGGTCGCTCTTACACGAGTGTAACGAAATCGTTAGTGTAACGTAGAAGACGCACAGTCATCTAGAAGCCTCTATTCACGGGATTTTACACTGATCCGAGGTACGTTTTTCTTTTAACCCTTACAATGTAAATGTGTAATGGTAGTtagagctgatcctagatctgtgcataGAGATAACACAAATGAGCACGTGACAAGACATCATTGTGACGTACTTTATTTGTTGAACGGAAGCAGTTCGGTTTCCTCTTCCTCAAATCCTCCAGGCCACCCTTAGCACTGTTGCGCGCCTTTTAGGTTAATTTCAAAGtaacaggtagctagctagcttgtgtaATATACATTATTCAAACGCAAAGCATATGTCTGAATACTAAATTCATTTGAAATTGAATAGACGTTTATGCACCATGCCCAATTTTTGCGCGGCTCCAAATTGTACCAGGAAGAGCACTCAATCCGATTTGGCTTTTTTCAGGTTTCCAAGAGATCCAGAAAGGTATGATAAAGTCTGACCGTCACAATATGAACCCTTACCTTTCTCGGGGAGTAACCAGTTATACGATAGCTTGCTAAATGTAGCTATGTTGTGTTCAGTAGCACGCTAGTCATCATAGCTAACTTTCGTATGTggaaactagctagctagccagctcacTTGCAGCGAGccaagtggtgtgtgtgtggctttacAGTGCTGACATTCGCCTGTAGCTGAGTTGCACAGATAAGTTAGCCACCATGGCATTTGTGGTGTAAATCCATCGTACTTCTATTGAAACTTTGGGACATATATACATTAGGTATCaccccagcactaacacacctaaATAATAAATGAATCAGTCTGGACCATGATTAATCAGTCTGGACTATGATTCTTTAAAACGAATAGTTTACAATAGTTTACTAGGCCTCCTATTCTGGTTTGTTCAGATGTAGGCTCTGGGTTGAGAACTGTCGTCGGGCGGATCTGGAGGCGAAAACATCAGACCAACTCAATAAACACTACAGACTGTGTGCCAAACACTTTGACCCGGCTATGGTTTGTAAAACAGTAAGTGCATGTCAAACCACAAAGGTCTTTGTTTGAAACATGTCTAACTCACTGAACAATCTGTCTTTTTAGAGATTATCATAATCTTACATTTGTATTTGAATAActtgttttgtcttcattattGTTTTTCAGAGCCCTTACAGAACAGTACTGAAGGATACTGCTATTCCAACCATATTTGATTTAACAAGCCACCTCAAAAATCCTCATAGCAGACATCGCAAGCGGATCAAAGAATTGGTATAATATCGCTTCTTTTTTTACTAGAACTTTATATCCTTGTGTTGCTTCAAAAAGGAACATTTCTGTTAACTACTACTGGCTATATTTCTGTAGGTCTGTTTTCAATGTAATAGTTAACATAGTTACATTGTCTTATGTTTCAAATAATTGTTTTAACAGACTGAAGAAGACATAAGGAGAATTAAAGAGAGAAGATGTAAGTTGCATTGTTTTTGTTTAAAAGTATTGTTGTATCCATACACCTTTTAAACATAAGCTTATATCgaatttcttttttttgtttccttgcaGTGGCATCCTCCATTGAACAGCTCCACTCAAAGAAAGACATTGAGGCAACTGAGGGTCAAGATGCCGCTGAGGAGGAAATCAAGCTTTCCCCAGAGGAGAAGGAGTTCCGAGATTACCTGAGGTCTCTGTTTGAGATTGTTTTCATGCTAGGAAAGCAGAACATCCCATTGGAGACCAATGTCCCAGAAGGACTGGAGAGAGATCCCAGTAATTTCCAGGCCTTACTGGAGTACCGCATTAATGCTGGAGATGAGGCTCTGAGGAGACGGTTTGAGGCCACAGCAGTGAATGTGGAGTACCTCTCCACGGCCCAGCAGAGCCAGCTCCTAGAAGTCTGTGAGGGCACTGTCAGAGAGGAGGTCCTCATGGAGGTGAGAGAGAGTCGCTTCTTCTCACTGGTCACAGGGGACCTGGTGGAGTTCGCTGGGGAGAGACACCTGCCTCTCTTTCTGCGGTTTGTAGATCAGTCCAACACTCTCAGGGAGGAGTTCTTGGACTTTCTGCCGTTTGAGGGGGACGAGGCCTCACTGGTGGAGAGGCTAGAGACCCAAGTGACAGACGGGTGGGGGCTGAGGATGGAGGACTGCCGTGGCCAGGCCCATGTAGCCACCGGCACCTTTGCCACTAAGATGAAAGCTGTGGCAGTCGGACTGATGGGAAAGTACCCCATGGCAATGCACACACCTTGTTCCACCTGCGCACTGAATATACACCTGGCCAACAGCCTTCCCTTCCCCAGTGTTCAGGTTGTCATGGCAACCCTGAGAAAGATTGGCAACTTCTTTAAGCAGTCTCCATCCTTGCAGGCTGAGCTGGAGAAGGCCATCTCTGTTTACCACCAGGGAAATTATGAGAAGGCAACCGAGCTGAAGGAGGCCTGCAGCTCTAACTGGACAGTGCAGCACAACGTGTTTGAACTGACTGTGGACCTGCTCGAGTCCCTCCTGCTGTGCATGGACTGCATTCGGGACAATGAGAACGTCAAGTTTCCTGACGCTATGACTGGGGACGCCTACTCAATCGCAGAGACCCTGGCTGACTTTGAGTTTATTGTCACCTTGGTCATCCTGAAAAATGCTCTTTCTTTCACACGAGCCTTCGGCAAAAACCTGCAAGGGGAGGCCCTTGAAGTGTTCTTCGCTGCCAACAGTCTAACAGCTGTCCTGCACTCTCTGAATGAAGTCTTCGACAACATCGAGGTCTACCATGAGTTTTGGTTTGAGGAGGCTGTGAATCTGGCAGGTACCATGGAGATCCCGGTGAAGGTGCCTCGTCTGTTCCTCCGGAAGCACCGATCGCCCGACACAGGCGAGATCCCGCCAGAGACTTACTTCAAGGAGTATGTGACGGTCCCGGTGATCCGCGGCATCATCGATGAAGTGGACGACATCTTCTCCCAGAGCAACCTCAAAGCCCTCAAGTGCCTGTCCCTGGTTCCTGCCATCATGGGCCAGATGAAGTTCAACACCTCAGAGGAGAACCATGCAGATGTGTACCGCAAGGACCTCCCCAACCCAGACACGCTGCCCGCTGAGCTGCATTGCTGGAAGATCAAATGGAAGCACCGGAGCAAGGAGGTCCGCCTGCCCTCCACCATCCACGAGACACTTCAGCTGTCGGACGTCAAGTTCTTCCCCAACGTCAACTGCTTCCTGAAGGTCCTGACCACCCTGCCTGTTCTGATGCTGGAGGACAGCGGCAGCTCTGAGACATCCAGGAAACGCCTACAGACTTATCTCAGTGACACACCTATCAAACACAGGTGCAAGAGTCTAGCTGTGCTCCACATAAACTCTCATGTTAAGCATGACCTGGATGTCATGGTTGAAAAATACTGCAGACTGTACCCCGAGGATGAGCCTGAACCCGAGCCCGAGTCTGAGATCAGCACTGTGGTGATATAGCATATTAAGTTTGAACTTGTGGAGTTTTTTCCGTATAAAGGGTACAAAAATCCAATTAAAATTACATTCAAATGATGTCTCGCTGTTGTATTATAGCTTTAGTCTGATAGTTTCATGAAAATGGTAACTGTAAAATCTGAGTAAAATATGACCTCTAGACAAGTTTTTTTGGGAATAATTGTTTAACATTTTGATCATTAATATTGCTCTGTACCTTAAGAATATTGccattaaacattttttaaatattttgttttgttctaATTAAATGCCACTTGGTGTCTTGAATGATACAGCTCTTTATTTTTTGGGAATTCGTCATATGTTGAATTAGGACTATAGGCAATTAACTATAGGCTACCACTATAATTTTGGAGGGGAAATATGTATTTGTCACCAGTATTTGCCAGTCTGTTTTATGACACCTTTACAAAAAAGGTTATACAATGTCCCTCCTTTGTGCCACAAGCACAAGTCTACCAGTTACTGTGATCTGCCCATGACCTCGCACAGAGGGAAGATGATATCAAGATACTATAATCGGATAATGTTGCAATTTTACTGTAGGCTACGTTATTACTATGACGCCCGAGTTTTGTCTTGAAATTATTTGAAATCCACAAGAGGGCAGTCCAATCTCAAAAATTGCAAAGTAGATATCGTCATCCCGAAAGAGAGCCATAAACCTAGTAATGGCGTCTTTTGTAGGCACTAATTCCGCTAATGTTCGTTGGACAAAACCACAGATGCAACAATGACAAAGCCTATGAGTTAATTAATGGAGTTTTTTTTTACaccgaaaataaggtctgtggtaaattGATAATGGTCATGTTAACTGATTGATATTATCTCCTATAATAAAACATAAGATCTCATAAGCCTGTGTTAAACTCAGACCTTATTTTCCACATTATTTGAAAAACCAACATtttttccatacattttccccataggaatggctgaacaaaccagaggtaactcatttccagtttttaggactacaagctggccAGATGGTAAATAGTTAAACATTATTGTGGTGCAAAATTACCTGTTGGAAATCATTCTGATAATAACTAGACTTTGTAATATGTCTTGGGAACAACAACCTTAATATGGTGCTTTAGTATGTCATCACTTAATTGGGGGAGAATGTGCATGTGGCTCTATTTGATAGCTGTTTCTGTTTGGTATGTATGACATCCCACAGAGCCCATAACAAGGCCTCACTCATTTTTTTGTTGGTGTTGCtcttttgcatgttattttggcattaatacgtgtcacatatcagtttgcaaacaaacaatgtcaaaaaatatatatattttggtctTTCTTGCTTTTCTTAAATAATGcaactccaaaatgcaggtgtttcagtct is a window from the Oncorhynchus mykiss isolate Arlee chromosome 24, USDA_OmykA_1.1, whole genome shotgun sequence genome containing:
- the LOC110503981 gene encoding 52 kDa repressor of the inhibitor of the protein kinase, with translation MPNFCAAPNCTRKSTQSDLAFFRFPRDPERCRLWVENCRRADLEAKTSDQLNKHYRLCAKHFDPAMVCKTSPYRTVLKDTAIPTIFDLTSHLKNPHSRHRKRIKELTEEDIRRIKERRLASSIEQLHSKKDIEATEGQDAAEEEIKLSPEEKEFRDYLRSLFEIVFMLGKQNIPLETNVPEGLERDPSNFQALLEYRINAGDEALRRRFEATAVNVEYLSTAQQSQLLEVCEGTVREEVLMEVRESRFFSLVTGDLVEFAGERHLPLFLRFVDQSNTLREEFLDFLPFEGDEASLVERLETQVTDGWGLRMEDCRGQAHVATGTFATKMKAVAVGLMGKYPMAMHTPCSTCALNIHLANSLPFPSVQVVMATLRKIGNFFKQSPSLQAELEKAISVYHQGNYEKATELKEACSSNWTVQHNVFELTVDLLESLLLCMDCIRDNENVKFPDAMTGDAYSIAETLADFEFIVTLVILKNALSFTRAFGKNLQGEALEVFFAANSLTAVLHSLNEVFDNIEVYHEFWFEEAVNLAGTMEIPVKVPRLFLRKHRSPDTGEIPPETYFKEYVTVPVIRGIIDEVDDIFSQSNLKALKCLSLVPAIMGQMKFNTSEENHADVYRKDLPNPDTLPAELHCWKIKWKHRSKEVRLPSTIHETLQLSDVKFFPNVNCFLKVLTTLPVLMLEDSGSSETSRKRLQTYLSDTPIKHRCKSLAVLHINSHVKHDLDVMVEKYCRLYPEDEPEPEPESEISTVVI